One stretch of Cyclopterus lumpus isolate fCycLum1 chromosome 10, fCycLum1.pri, whole genome shotgun sequence DNA includes these proteins:
- the fbxl3l gene encoding F-box/LRR-repeat protein 3 has protein sequence MKRGKTGLKSKCQRFPSHVGRAQRPKRGTSSFALTSAEDWGNLPHHVVLQIFQHLSLVDRARASSMCRCWNGVFHSPDLWRRFEFELNRSATSYLRSTHPDLIQQIIKRHAQHLQYVSLKVDSCTESAEAACDILSQLVNCTIKTLGLISTARPSFMDMSQAHFVSALTVVFVNSKSLSSIKIDDTPVDDPSLQVLVANNSNTLKFLKMSSCPHVSPAGILFVADQCHGLRELALNYHLLSDELLLALSSEKHVHLDHLRIDVVSENPGQTHFHTIKRSSWEALVQHSAKVNIVMYFFLYEEEFEPFFHEETPVTHLYFGRAASKEMLGRIGLNCPRLVELVVCANSLEPLDEELILIAERCKSLTAIGLGECEVTCSGFVEFVKMCGGRLTQLSIMEEVLIPDSSYNMEQIHSEVSKHLGRKWSPDMMPTW, from the exons ATGAAACGAGGAAAGACAGGTCTCAAATCAAAGTGCCAGCGCTTCCCCTCTCATGTGGGGAGGGCTCAAAGACCGAAGCGAGGGACGTCCAGCTTTGCCCTGACTTCAGCAGAGGACTGGGGTAACCTGCCCCACCACGTCGTCCTGCAGATCTTCCAGCATCTGTCTCTCGTTGACCGGGCCAGGGCCTCGTCGATGTGTCGCTGCTGGAATGGCGTCTTTCACTCCCCTGATCTGTGGAGGAGGTTTGAGTTTGAGCTCAATCGGTCAGCCACGTCTTACCTGCGCTCCACTCATCCTGACCTCATTCAGCAGATCATTAAGAGGCATGCCCAGCACCTGCAGTACGTCAGCTTAAAG GTGGACAGCTGCACTGAATCTGCAGAGGCGGCCTGTGACATTCTCTCCCAGCTGGTGAACTGTACCATTAAGACCCTGGGGTTAATTTCCACAGCACGGCCCAGCTTCATGGATATGTCTCAG GCCCACTTTGTGTCTGCACTGACAGTTGTGTTTGTCAACTCCAAGTCCCTGTCCTCTATCAAGATTGATGACACGCCAGTGGACGACCCGTCCCTGCAGGTGCTGGTTgccaacaacagcaacaccCTAAAGTTTCTGAAGATGAGCagttgtcctcatgtctccccAGCAG GTATCCTGTTTGTAGCAGACCAGTGCCATGGACTCAGGGAGCTGGCGTTGAACTACCATCTCCTGAGTGACGAGCTCCTGCTGGCCCTCTCCTCTGAAAAACACGTCCACTTGGATCACCTGCGCATTGACGTGGTGAGCGAAAACCCTGGGCAGACACACTTTCACACCATCAAAAGAAGCAGCTGGGAGGCCTTGGTCCAACACTCAGCCAAGGTCAACATTGTCATGTACTTCTTCCTTTATGAGGAAGAGTTTGAGCCCTTCTTCCACGAGGAGACTCCCGTCACCCACCTGTACTTTGGCCGGGCAGCTAGCAAAGAGATGCTGGGACGCATCGGACTGAACTGTCCTCGGCTGGTGGAGCTCGTGGTGTGCGCCAACAGCCTTGAGCCCCTGGACGAGGAGCTGATCCTAATCGCCGAACGCTGCAAAAGCCTGACTGCCATCGGGCTCGGCGAGTGTGAAGTGACCTGCAGTGGCTTTGTGGAGTTTGTAAAGATGTGCGGGGGCAGGTTGactcagctgtcaatcatggAGGAGGTGTTGATCCCAGACAGCAGCTACAACATGGAGCAGATCCACAGTGAGGTGTCCAAGCATCTGGGCCGCAAGTGGTCCCCTGATATGATGCCCACCTGGTAG
- the atp7a gene encoding copper-transporting ATPase 1: MTQKVNLCSVSLGVVGMTCGSCVQSIEQRIGSLPGVIHIKVSLEQNNATVIFDQSQHSPESLSEAIEDMGFESSLSDSSTATPVSTDTQLISTSSLTPAAQHDALEKLSQFQGVLDVGESPDQRGFIVTFVPSLTSAQQLSEVVAILTPLEKPTTSSPMQKDPALSPSHNTGGGVALLKLNIEGMTCHSCTSTIEGKIGKLKGIEKIKVVLETQEATLVYLPYLITVQTITDQIAVAGFNAFVKSKPRPLQLSLSEIERLVDSQKPTVSSPSEETEIFIDTTLIALKVKGMHCRSCVVNIQDNISMLPGVSSVEVSLEKEKASICYDPLKVTVTQLQQAIEALPPGNFKTQTWDSSGPLCSVSPTPALSPPRPARATQAKPAASQPCFTQPLASVVNIHIEGMTCNSCVQAIEGMISQRKGVISAHVSLSDHKGTFDYDPLLTTSEELREAVEDMGFDAFLPETNSLLPAPNPSLSKSLSLSHVKDKELDSDLHKETLQGHDKDTNSKCYIQIGGMTCASCVANIERNLKNESGIYSVLVALMASKAEVRYNPELIDPVKIAECVKELGFTASVMENYEGSDGNLELVVRGMTCASCVHKIESSLMKEKGIIYASVALATNKAHIKHDSEIIGPRDVIKLIENLGFEASLVKRDRTASHLDHSKEIRQWRKSFLVSLFFCVPVMGMMTYMIIMDHQMNVSHQHNATVEDRNHYHAAMFLERQLLPGLSIMNLLSFLFCVPVQFIGGRYFYIQAYKAVKHRSANMDVLIVLATSIAFTYSLVVLIVAMVEMAKVNPITFFDTPPMLFVFISLGRWLEQIAKSKTSEALSKLMSLQATEATVVTLGSDKSLISEEQVDVELVQRGDVVKVVPGGKFPVDGRVIEGHSMADESLITGEAMPVTKKIGSIVIAGSINQNGSLLVSATHVGTDTTLSQIVKLVEEAQTSKAPIQQYADKISGYFVPFIVGISGLTLIVWIVIGFLDFSLVQKYFPGYDKSISKAEAVIRFAFQASITVLCIACPCSLGLATPTAVMVGTGVGAQNGILIKGGEPLEMAHKVQTVVFDKTGTITYGAPKVIQVKIVVEGNKMPRSRLLAIVGTAENNSEHPLGAAITKYCKQELSTESLGACTDFQAVPGCGIRCQVSNTETLLKQSDSDSEDNNQCNNVLVQISDTRMFTSSHPLIMDPQPLSLVQTANYVVLIGNREWMKRNCLQVRPDIDEAMMEHERRGRTAVLVAVDDLLCAMIAIADTVKPEAELAVHTLISMGLEVVLMTGDNSKTARAIAAQVGIRKVFAEVLPSHKVAKVEQLQQAGKRVAMVGDGVNDSPALAMADVGIAIGTGTDVAIEAADVVLIRNDLLDVVASIDLSKKTVQRIRINFVFALIYNLVGIPIAAGVFLPIGLVLQPWMGSAAMALSSVSVVLSSLLLKCYTKPSAEKLEARLGNGRRQGSLSDVSVHIGMGEMRRPSPRLSLLDRIVNYSRASINSLRSDKHSLNSLVLSEPDKHSLLVGEALCEEDLC; encoded by the exons ATGACACAGAAAGTCAATCTGTGTTCAGTTTCCCTTGGAGTGGTGGGAATGACTTGTGGCTCCTGTGTCCAGTCCATCGAGCAGCGCATCGGGTCGCTCCCTGGAGTGATACATATAAAG gtgTCTTTAGAGCAGAACAATGCCACAGTCATATTTGACCAGAGCCAACACAGCCCAGAGTCGCTGTCCGAGGCCATCGAGGACATGGGCTTTGAATCAAGTCTATCAGACTCCAGCACAGCCACACCTGTCTCTACTGATACCCAGCTGATCTCCACCTCAAGCCTGACACCTGCAGCTCAACATGATGCTTTGGAGAAGCTATCCCAGTTTCAGGGAGTGTTGGATGTCGGAGAGAGCCCAGACCAGAGGGGCTTCATTGTTACCTTTGTTCCTTCCCTGACTTCTGCGCAGCAGCTGAGTGAAGTGGTGGCCATCTTAACACCTCTGGAGAAGCCCACAACCAGCAGTCCAATGCAAAAAGACCCAGCCTTGTCTCCATCTCACAACACGGGAGGCGGGGTGGCACTTCTTAAGTTGAACATTGAAGGAATGACCTGTCACTCCTGCACCAGCACTATTGAAGGGAAGATTGGAAAACTGAAAGGGATTGAAAAGATCAAAG TTGTGTTAGAGACTCAGGAAGCTACACTTGTGTACCTGCCTTACCTCATCACTGTCCAAACCATCACCGACCAGATTGCTGTGGCCGGCTTCAATGCATTTGTCAAGTCCAAGCCTCGGCCTTTGCAGCTGTCCCTCAGTGAAATTGAACGTTTGGTTGATTCTCAAAAGCCAACTGTTTCTTCGCCGTCAGAGGAGACTGAAATCTTCATAGACACAACACTTATCGCACTAAAAGTGAAAGGCATGCACTGCCGTTCATGCGTGGTCAATATCCAAGACAATATCTCTATGCTGCCTGGTGTCTCCTCTGTGGAGGTCTcgctggagaaggagaaggcctCCATCTGCTATGATCCTCTAAAGGTCACTGTGACTCAGTTGCAACAGGCCATTGAGGCGCTGCCTCCAGGAAACTTCAAGACTCAAACCTGGGACTCCTCTGGCCCTCTCTGTTCTGTTTCGCCCACGCCTGCCTTATCGCCACCTCGGCCTGCAAGAGCAACCCAGGCAAAACCTGCTGCCTCTCAACCTTGCTTTACCCAGCCACTAGCATCTGTGGTTAATATTCACATTGAGGGCATGACATGCAACTCCTGTGTCCAGGCCATCGAAGGCATGATTTCCCAAAGGAAGGGGGTGATTTCAGCCCACGTCTCTCTGTCTGATCACAAGGGGACCTTTGATTATGATCCCCTCCTGACCACATCAGAGGAGCTGAGGGAGGCCGTAGAGGACATGGGCTTCGATGCATTCCTACCTG AGACCAACTCTCTGCTGCCTGCACCAAATCCCAGTCTCTCTAAGTCTTTGAGTCTTTCACATGTGAAAGATAAGGAGTTGGACAGTGACCTACACAAAGAAACCCTTCAGGGACACGACAAAGACACAAACTCCAAATGCTACATCCAGATAGGAGGGATGACCTGTGCTTCCTGTGTGGCAAACATCGAGAGAAACCTCAAGAATGAATCTG GTATCTACTCAGTGCTGGTAGCACTAATGGCCAGTAAAGCAGAAGTGCGTTATAACCCTGAGCTCATCGACCCTGTGAAAATAGCTGAATGTGTGAAAGAGCTGGGCTTCACCGCCTCTGTTATGGAGAACTACGAAGGTTCAGATGGAAACCTAGAACTAGTG GTCAGGGGAATGACGTGCGCCTCTTGTGTTCACAAAATTGAATCCAGCCTCATGAAAGAAAAGGGGATTATATATGCCTCTGTTGCCTTGGCAACCAACAAAGCACACATTAAGCACGACTCGGAAATTATAGGGCCACGAGACGTCATCAAGCTGATCGag AATCTGGGGTTTGAAGCATCTTTGGTGAAGCGTGACCGCACCGCTAGTCACCTGGACCACAGCAAAGAGATCCGACA GTGGAGGAAATCTTTCCTGGTGagcttgtttttctgtgtgccTGTGATGGGCATGATGACCTACATGATTATCATGGACCACCAGATGAATGTTTCACATCAACACAATGCCACAGTGGAGGACCGCAACCACTACCACGCCGCCATGTTCCTGGAGAGACAGCTGCTCCCAGGGCTCTCCATCAtgaacctcctctccttcctcttttgtGTGCCTGTACAG tTTATTGGAGGTCGCTACTTCTACATTCAAGCCTACAAAGCAGTCAAACACCGATCTGCAAACATGGATGTGCTAATTGTTCTGGCTACCTCCATAGCCTTCACCTACTCACTGGTCGTCCTCATAGTTGCAATGGTGGAGATGGCAAAAGTCAACCCCATCACCTTCTTCGACACTCCACCGATGCTCTTTGTCTTCATCTCCCTGGGGCGCTGGCTGGAACAGATAGCCAAG AGCAAGACATCTGAAGCTTTGTCCAAGTTGATGTCTCTCCAAGCTACTGAGGCCACAGTGGTCACGCTCGGCAGTGACAAGTCCCTTATCAG TGAGGAGCAGGTGGATGTTGAGCTGGTGCAGAGGGGCGATGTGGTGAAAGTCGTTCCTGGAGGGAAGTTCCCAGTAGATGGGCGCGTCATTGAGGGACACTCCATGGCCGACGAGTCACTGATCACAG GTGAGGCCATGCCGGTGACTAAGAAGATTGGGAGCATCGTGATTGCAGGCTCCATTAACCAAAATGGCTCTCTGCTCGTCAGTGCTACACATGTAGGCACGGACACCACGCTGTCTCAGATTGTCAAACTTGTAGAGGAGGCTCAGACTTCGAAG GCTCCCATCCAGCAGTATGCAGATAAGATCAGTGGCTACTTTGTCCCCTTCATTGTTGGCATATCCGGCCTCACGCTGATCGTCTGGATCGTCATTGGGTTCCTCGACTTCTCTCTAGTGCAGAAGTACTTTCCT GGTTACGACAAGAGCATTTCCAAAGCTGAGGCAGTGATTCGTTTCGCCTTCCAGGCCTCCATAACAGTGTTATGCATCGCATGTCCCTGTTCCCTTGGCTTGGCAACCCCGACAGCTGTGATGGTGGGCACAGGGGTCGGAGCCCAAAATGGCATCCTGATAAAGGGAGGAGAGCCACTCGAAATGGCACATAAG GTCCAGACAGTGGTGTTCGATAAGACTGGGACCATCACGTATGGTGCTCCGAAGGTTATCCAAGTCAAGATAGTTGTGGAGGGGAACAAGATGCCTCGTTCCCGACTGCTGGCCATCGTGGGTACAGCGGAGAACAACAGTGAACACCCTCTGGGAGCAGCTATCACCAAATACTGCAAACAG GAGCTCAGCACAGAGTCTCTTGGCGCATGCACCGACTTTCAGGCAGTGCCCGGCTGTGGCATTCGGTGTCAGGTCAGCAACACAGAGACCCTACTGAAACAGTCAGACAGCGATAGCGAGGACAACAACCAGTGCAACAACGTCCTCGTGCAGATCAGTGACACCAGGATGTTCACCAGCTCCCATCCACTTATCATGGACCCACAGCCACTAA GCCTAGTCCAGACTGccaactacgttgtgttgattGGCAATAGAGAGTGGATGAAAAGGAATTGCCTGCAAGTTAGACCAGATATAGATGAGGCCATGATGGAGCATGAGCGCAGAGGACGCACTGCTGTTCTCGTAGCTGTAGACG ATCTGTTGTGTGCGATGATAGCCATAGCAGACACAGTGAAGCCGGAGGCTGAGCTGGCTGTTCACACTTTGATCAGCATGGGTCTGGAAGTTGTGCTGATGACTGGAGACAACAGCAAGACGGCACGTGCCATCGCAGCTCAG GTGGGCATCAGGAAGGTGTTTGCAGAGGTGCTGCCCTCCCACAAGGTTGCCAAGgtggagcagctgcagcaggcagGAAAGAGAGTAGCCATGGTGGGCGACGGTGTCAACGACTCACCCGCTCTGGCCATGGCTGACGTGGGCATTGCCATAGGAACCGGGACAGATGTGGCCATAGAGGCAGCAGATGTGGTTCTGATCAGG AACGACCTCCTGGATGTGGTGGCCAGCATTGACCTTTCTAAAAAGACTGTCCAGAGGATCAGGATCAACTTTGTTTTTGCTCTTATCTACAACCTGGTTGGCATTCCTATTGCTGCTG GTGTGTTCCTTCCAATTGGTCTGGTGTTACAGCCGTGGATGGGCTCTGCTGCCATGGCTCTGTCATCTGTCTCTGTGGTTTTGTCCTCCCTGCTACTCAAATG TTACACTAAGCCCAGTGCTGAGAAGTTGGAGGCCAGGCTGGGTAACGGCAGACGGCAGGGAAGCCTGTCAGACGTCAGCGTCCACATCGGCATGGGCGAGATGCGTCGTCCCTCCCCCAGACTCAGCCTGTTGGACCGCATTGTGAACTACAGTCGGGCCTCCATCAACTCCCTGCGCTCTGACAAACACTCTCTCAACAGCCTGGTGCTCAGTGAGCCTGACAAACACTCCCTTTTGGTGGGGGAGGCGCTGTGTGAGGAGGACCTTTGCTGA